In Candidatus Eisenbacteria bacterium, one genomic interval encodes:
- a CDS encoding S8 family serine peptidase — protein sequence MKRFYWLMVLVIAPTLVFAQGEMHKLDVVARNVASDMPISKRVLVERPGVGTVLTSYVTTTLSRSELESMGIIVHSQFGGLFTAEIPIGLLPRLASTPGVQYIRGARPVKRCLDVSLPETGGDDVHYGTPPNYAGFTGRGVVVGSVDTGIDRLHQDFKKADGTTRIRYIWDQNVSGTPPAGYDYGTEWDSAQINAGACTQTDVIGHGSHTIGIAAGNGRATGNGQPQYTYVGEAPEANIISVKTTFYDTAITDGVAYIFEKAQALGMPAVVNLSLGSQYGPHDGTDPFDVSMNALTGPGRIICASAGNEGTEKSHAEVTIAASSRDSMTIIIPSYSPYAGNNNDWFDIDGWYGGNDGFSVLVRTPRGYTAGPFAVGTSGEVATNDGRIYVENAISTPTNGDREFFIEVWDASASFYPRAGTWTVRFIRTQNGETGEIDAWIAYYQLGASGYAYWSRGYEAAEEIGSPATADSLIAVGAYTTKKCWTSVNGSTYCYTENPTLGAIASFSSRGPRRDGVLKPNITAPGFGVASARSAQSTVSDPYVVQDGVHRIWEGTSMSAPHVAGMCAAVLQKFPTFTPSQMKSWLYARARSDGYTGTVPNNTWGYGKLDGSDRIAPQVTVLRPNVHEFFTPGTTETIKWVASDDFFGIGSVDIYYSTNGGATYPNVIATGLPNNSKYPWVVPATYSETCRVKIVATDSSPAGNQGFDMSDSLFTIVAPDTISPSVVVISPNGGEEWTVGDQDTIKWTATDASGVDSVSIYYSIDNGTSYPSLIAHGLPNFSFYVWTVPNTPSDSCKVKVVAYDGSTGANSGFDVSDSIFKIKSLVAVLGNPRNVIPARFYLAQNHPNPFNPVTGISFGLPAPARVSLKIYSVTGKLVSSLVEANLGAGVHDLTWDGRDDAGRVLASGIYFLRLEAGSFVQTRKMVMLR from the coding sequence GTGAAAAGATTCTACTGGCTCATGGTGTTAGTCATCGCTCCGACCCTTGTTTTCGCCCAGGGAGAAATGCATAAGCTTGACGTGGTAGCCAGGAATGTCGCCAGTGATATGCCGATCTCTAAGAGGGTGCTTGTTGAGAGACCCGGTGTTGGCACGGTCTTGACCTCGTACGTGACGACCACTCTCTCGAGGAGCGAGCTCGAATCGATGGGGATAATTGTTCACTCGCAGTTTGGCGGCTTGTTTACAGCCGAGATACCTATTGGCCTTCTTCCAAGACTGGCTTCCACTCCAGGAGTGCAGTACATACGTGGAGCAAGACCCGTGAAGAGGTGCCTTGATGTAAGCCTTCCTGAAACGGGAGGCGATGACGTCCACTACGGGACTCCCCCGAATTATGCGGGTTTTACCGGAAGAGGAGTTGTTGTAGGCAGTGTTGATACTGGAATCGACAGACTTCACCAGGACTTCAAGAAGGCCGATGGAACTACACGGATCAGATACATCTGGGATCAGAATGTCAGTGGAACCCCGCCTGCGGGATATGACTACGGAACTGAGTGGGATTCAGCCCAGATAAACGCGGGGGCTTGCACTCAGACTGATGTTATTGGCCACGGGAGTCACACGATTGGAATAGCCGCAGGAAACGGGCGTGCGACAGGAAATGGCCAACCTCAATATACGTATGTCGGAGAGGCGCCCGAAGCGAACATTATTTCTGTTAAAACTACATTCTACGATACAGCAATTACAGATGGAGTGGCTTATATCTTTGAGAAAGCGCAGGCACTCGGGATGCCCGCAGTTGTCAACCTGAGTCTTGGAAGTCAGTATGGGCCTCACGACGGGACCGATCCATTTGATGTTTCAATGAATGCTCTGACCGGCCCCGGTAGAATCATTTGTGCATCTGCGGGAAACGAAGGAACCGAGAAGAGTCATGCCGAAGTCACTATCGCCGCCAGTTCGAGGGACAGCATGACAATAATCATACCTAGCTACAGCCCGTACGCGGGCAACAACAACGACTGGTTTGATATTGATGGATGGTATGGCGGGAACGACGGCTTCAGTGTTCTCGTCAGGACTCCACGCGGATATACGGCGGGTCCTTTTGCGGTTGGGACTTCCGGAGAAGTGGCTACGAACGACGGAAGAATCTATGTTGAGAATGCCATCTCAACACCGACGAACGGCGACAGGGAGTTTTTCATCGAAGTATGGGACGCGAGCGCCTCGTTCTACCCCAGGGCGGGAACCTGGACGGTCAGGTTCATAAGGACTCAGAATGGCGAAACCGGGGAAATAGATGCGTGGATTGCCTACTATCAGCTTGGAGCATCGGGTTATGCATATTGGTCCAGAGGTTATGAGGCGGCAGAAGAAATCGGAAGCCCGGCAACCGCTGATTCCCTGATAGCAGTGGGCGCCTATACAACAAAGAAATGCTGGACTTCAGTGAATGGCTCGACCTATTGCTACACCGAAAATCCAACTCTCGGAGCCATCGCATCCTTCTCAAGCCGAGGCCCAAGAAGAGATGGCGTCTTGAAACCCAACATTACGGCTCCAGGCTTTGGAGTTGCATCGGCTCGTTCTGCCCAGAGCACCGTTTCTGACCCTTACGTGGTCCAGGACGGCGTGCACAGAATCTGGGAGGGAACGAGCATGTCCGCTCCCCATGTTGCAGGAATGTGCGCCGCGGTTCTTCAGAAATTCCCGACATTCACGCCGTCCCAGATGAAAAGCTGGCTCTACGCAAGGGCAAGAAGCGACGGCTACACGGGTACGGTGCCGAACAATACGTGGGGATACGGGAAGCTGGATGGAAGCGATAGAATCGCGCCCCAGGTCACAGTCTTGAGACCGAACGTTCATGAGTTTTTCACACCCGGTACAACCGAAACAATAAAATGGGTTGCCTCCGATGATTTCTTTGGAATTGGCTCGGTGGATATTTACTATTCGACAAATGGCGGGGCAACATATCCGAATGTCATAGCTACCGGGCTGCCGAATAATTCGAAGTATCCCTGGGTTGTTCCTGCAACTTATTCAGAAACCTGCAGAGTGAAGATTGTTGCGACTGATTCATCTCCTGCAGGAAACCAGGGTTTCGATATGAGTGATAGTCTCTTCACGATAGTTGCACCGGATACGATATCGCCGAGTGTCGTGGTCATTTCTCCAAACGGCGGTGAAGAGTGGACTGTCGGGGACCAGGATACAATCAAATGGACTGCCACGGATGCATCGGGAGTGGATTCGGTATCGATATACTACTCGATCGATAACGGCACTTCTTATCCGTCCCTGATCGCTCATGGACTTCCGAATTTCTCGTTCTATGTATGGACAGTTCCTAACACTCCTTCGGACAGCTGCAAGGTCAAGGTTGTCGCGTATGATGGTTCGACTGGTGCAAACTCCGGGTTCGATGTGAGTGACAGCATATTCAAGATAAAGTCTCTTGTTGCCGTCCTTGGAAATCCGCGCAACGTGATTCCGGCCAGGTTCTACCTTGCACAGAACCATCCGAATCCTTTCAATCCGGTGACCGGAATCTCCTTTGGCCTTCCCGCTCCGGCACGCGTTTCTCTGAAGATCTACTCGGTCACTGGGAAACTCGTCTCATCGCTGGTCGAGGCGAACCTGGGAGCAGGCGTGCATGATCTGACGTGGGATGGCAGGGATGATGCGGGGCGCGTTCTTGCCTCCGGAATCTATTTCTTGAGGCTCGAGGCCGGGAGTTTTGTCCAGACAAGAAAGATGGTAATGTTGAGATAG
- a CDS encoding redoxin domain-containing protein, producing the protein MFGKSLGGLSYPLLSDFWPHGEVAQKYGVFDKKGFSERATFIIDEKGIVRYKKVNPLDVQRNNFDLMKALDKLD; encoded by the coding sequence TTGTTCGGGAAGAGTCTTGGCGGCCTCTCTTATCCGCTCCTTTCCGATTTCTGGCCGCACGGAGAGGTTGCGCAGAAATACGGTGTGTTTGACAAGAAAGGTTTTTCTGAGAGAGCCACCTTCATTATCGATGAGAAGGGAATTGTCAGATACAAGAAAGTGAATCCGCTCGATGTTCAGCGAAACAACTTCGACCTTATGAAAGCGCTGGACAAGCTCGACTGA